The Euphorbia lathyris chromosome 3, ddEupLath1.1, whole genome shotgun sequence genome contains a region encoding:
- the LOC136224752 gene encoding telomere repeat-binding factor 4-like isoform X2, with translation MGNQKQKWTAEEEEALLNGVAKHGPGKWKNILKDPDFSPFLAQRSNIDLKDKWRNLGVSNAGQSRDRSRGANKVKSLKVTVTPSSNSNAQNSALADAVDVHMDDQSNNAADGNNAPRYNAMIFEALSTIKDRNGCDISAIVHFIEQRHEVPQNFRRLLGSRLRRLVSQGKLEKVQNCYRISKDAVLGMRTSTPKPKDVRPPRHVSNSSKTLEKVAVAAAYKVAEAENKSFLAAEAVKEAERVSKMAENTNSMLQLMKEIHEQCSRGEIFVFLA, from the exons ATGGGTAACCAGAAGCAAAAATGGACggctgaggaggaggaggcGCTGCTTAACGGAGTAGCCAAGCACGGCCCTGGCAAGTGGAAGAACATTCTCAAAGATCCTGATTTTTCCCCTTTCCTCGCTCAACGTTCCAACATCGACCTCAAG GACAAATGGCGGAATTTAGGTGTTAGTAACGCTGGACAATCTAGAGATAGATCTAGGGGGGCAAATAAAGTCAAATCCCTGAAAGTTACAGTTACTCCATCCTCCAACTCTAATGCTCAAAATTCTGCTCTGGCTGATGCTGTGGACGTTCATATGGATGACCAATCAAATAATGCAGCGGACGGAAACAATGCCCCAAG GTATAATGCAATGATTTTTGAAGCTCTTTCAACAATCAAAGACAGAAATGGATGTGATATTAGTGCTATTGTTCACTTCATCGAG CAAAGGCATGAGGTGCCACAAAATTTTAGAAGGTTATTAGGTTCAAGGTTGAGAAGACTCGTCTCACAAGGCAAACtagaaaag GTACAGAATTGCTACAGAATCAGTAAAGATGCTGTCTTAGGAATGAGAACTTCAACCCCGAAACCAAAAGATGTTAGGCCGCCAAGGCATGTATCTAATTCCAGTAAGACATTAGAGAAAGTAGCAGTAGCTGCAGCTTACAAAGTTGCTGAAGCAGAAAATAAATCATTTTTGGCTGCTGAAGCGGTCAAGGAGGCAGAACGAGTATCGAAGATGGCGGAAAACACCAACTCCATGCTTCAATTGATGAAAGAGATCCATGAACAAT GTTCGCGAGGTGAAATCTTCGTCTTCCTGGCTTGA
- the LOC136224752 gene encoding telomere repeat-binding factor 4-like isoform X3 — MDKWRNLGVSNAGQSRDRSRGANKVKSLKVTVTPSSNSNAQNSALADAVDVHMDDQSNNAADGNNAPSRYNAMIFEALSTIKDRNGCDISAIVHFIEQRHEVPQNFRRLLGSRLRRLVSQGKLEKVQNCYRISKDAVLGMRTSTPKPKDVRPPRHVSNSSKTLEKVAVAAAYKVAEAENKSFLAAEAVKEAERVSKMAENTNSMLQLMKEIHEQCSRGEIFVFLA; from the exons ATG GACAAATGGCGGAATTTAGGTGTTAGTAACGCTGGACAATCTAGAGATAGATCTAGGGGGGCAAATAAAGTCAAATCCCTGAAAGTTACAGTTACTCCATCCTCCAACTCTAATGCTCAAAATTCTGCTCTGGCTGATGCTGTGGACGTTCATATGGATGACCAATCAAATAATGCAGCGGACGGAAACAATGCCCCAAG CAGGTATAATGCAATGATTTTTGAAGCTCTTTCAACAATCAAAGACAGAAATGGATGTGATATTAGTGCTATTGTTCACTTCATCGAG CAAAGGCATGAGGTGCCACAAAATTTTAGAAGGTTATTAGGTTCAAGGTTGAGAAGACTCGTCTCACAAGGCAAACtagaaaag GTACAGAATTGCTACAGAATCAGTAAAGATGCTGTCTTAGGAATGAGAACTTCAACCCCGAAACCAAAAGATGTTAGGCCGCCAAGGCATGTATCTAATTCCAGTAAGACATTAGAGAAAGTAGCAGTAGCTGCAGCTTACAAAGTTGCTGAAGCAGAAAATAAATCATTTTTGGCTGCTGAAGCGGTCAAGGAGGCAGAACGAGTATCGAAGATGGCGGAAAACACCAACTCCATGCTTCAATTGATGAAAGAGATCCATGAACAAT GTTCGCGAGGTGAAATCTTCGTCTTCCTGGCTTGA
- the LOC136222972 gene encoding dihydrolipoyllysine-residue acetyltransferase component 2 of pyruvate dehydrogenase complex, mitochondrial-like, producing MAYASHVINHSRKLRHVPNLLRREHAGLVRWFSNDTRFSVSKSDNLGKAQSHGFMPAEQQRFSGTAANRTVSSVGALKKNGSRIIMQSGNQIAGHLQYLSCSQLHSRRGFSSDSGLPPHQEIGMPSLSPTMTEGNIARWLKKEGDKVAPGEVLCEVETDKATVEMECMEDGFLAKIVKGDGSNQIKVGEVIAVTVEDEGDIGKFKDYSPAASDDGAAAEGPSTPAPPAPPKEEVVEEKVSSPEPKTSKPSAAPSGDRIFASPLAKKLAEDHNVPISSIKGTGPDGHIVKADVEDYLASRGKEASATPKAKDTTVTGLDYVDIPHSQIRKVTASRLLLSKQTIPHYYLTVDTCVDKLMDLRGKLNSLQEASGGKRISINDLVIKAAALALRKVPQCNSSWTDNYIRQYNNVNVNVAVQTDNGLYVPVVRDADKKGLSKIGDEVKLLAQKAKENSLKPEDYEGGTFTVSNLGGPFGIKQFCAIINPPQAGILAIGSAEKRVVPGLGPDEYKFASFMSATLSCDHRVIDGAIGAEWLKAFKGYIENPESMLL from the exons ATGGCTTATGCGtctcatgtaatcaatcactcCAGAAAG TTGCGGCATGTTCCCAATTTACTGAGGCGTGAGCATGCAGGCTTGGTTCGTTGGTTTTCAAATGATACTCGTTTCTCCGTTAGTAAAAGTGACA ATCTTGGTAAGGCTCAAAGTCATGGCTTCATGCCCGCGGAGCAACAGAGGTTTTCTGGAACTGCTGCTAATAGAACT GTGTCATCAGTTGGTGCACTTAAGAAAAATGGATCAAGAATAATAATGCAATCAGGAAATCAAATAGCTGGACATTTACAGTATTTATCTTG TTCGCAATTACATTCAAGGAGAGGGTTTTCATCTGATTCAG GTCTTCCACCACATCAAGAGATTGGAATGCCTTCTCTTTCACCCACAATGACAGAG GGTAATATAGCAAGGTGGCTGAAGAAAGAGGGTGACAAGGTCGCACCTGGTGAAGTTCTATGTGAAGTTGAAACT gataaagCAACTGTGGAGATGGAATGCATGGAAGACGGTTTTCTTGCAAAGATAGTAAAAGGGGATGgatcaaatcaaattaaagtTGGTGAG GTAATCGCTGTTACTGTGGAAGATGAGGGAGATATTGGCAAGTTTAAGGATTACAGTCCTGCAGCatcagatgatggagctgcAGCTGAGGGGCCATCTACTCCTGCTCCACCTGCCCCACCCAAGGAGGAGGTGGTTGAGGAAAAAGTTAGTTCACCAGAACCTAAGACTTCCAAGCCCAGTGCAGCTCCTTCAGGAGATCGGATTTTTGCTAGTCCTCTTGCTAAAAAATTGGCTGAGGATCATAAT GTACCTATCTCAAGCATTAAAGGAACAGGTCCCGATGGGCACATTGTAAAGGCTGATGTTGAAGATTATTTGG CATCACGTGGAAAGGAAGCTTCAGCCACACCTAAGGCAAAGGACACGACAGTTACTGGATTAGATTATGTTGACATTCCTCATTCTCAAATAAGAAAG GTCACAGCTTCACGTTTATTACTCTCAAAGCAAACTATTCCTCATTACTATTTAACGGTAGATACATGTGTTGACAAACTTATGGA TCTGCGTGGCAAATTAAATTCATTACAAGAGGCCTCAGGTGGGAAGCGGATATCAATAAATGATCTAGTAATCAAG GCTGCTGCTTTAGCTCTTAGAAAAGTTCCCCAGTGCAATAGTTCTTGGACTGATAACTACATACGCCA GTACAATAATGTAAATGTTAATGTAGCAGTACAGACAGATAACGGACTATATGTCCCAGTTGTTAGG GATGCAGACAAAAAAGGTCTGTCTAAAATTGGTGATGAGGTCAAGCTTTTGGCTCAAAAAGCTAAAGAGAATAGCTTAAAACCAGAAGACTATGAG GGAGGCACATTTACTGTTTCTAATTTGGGAGGACCCTTTGGTATTAAGCAATTTTGTGCTATCATTAATCCTCCTCAAGCAGGCATTCTAGCAATTGGCTCCG CTGAGAAGAGGGTTGTTCCTGGTTTGGGACCTGATGAATACAAATTTGCTTCGTTCATGTCCGCAACACTAAGTTGTGATCACCGTGTTATTGATG GTGCAATTGGTGCTGAATGGTTGAAAGCATTCAAGGGGTACATCGAGAATCCTGAATCAATGTTGCTGTAA
- the LOC136224752 gene encoding telomere repeat-binding factor 4-like isoform X1, translating to MGNQKQKWTAEEEEALLNGVAKHGPGKWKNILKDPDFSPFLAQRSNIDLKDKWRNLGVSNAGQSRDRSRGANKVKSLKVTVTPSSNSNAQNSALADAVDVHMDDQSNNAADGNNAPSRYNAMIFEALSTIKDRNGCDISAIVHFIEQRHEVPQNFRRLLGSRLRRLVSQGKLEKVQNCYRISKDAVLGMRTSTPKPKDVRPPRHVSNSSKTLEKVAVAAAYKVAEAENKSFLAAEAVKEAERVSKMAENTNSMLQLMKEIHEQCSRGEIFVFLA from the exons ATGGGTAACCAGAAGCAAAAATGGACggctgaggaggaggaggcGCTGCTTAACGGAGTAGCCAAGCACGGCCCTGGCAAGTGGAAGAACATTCTCAAAGATCCTGATTTTTCCCCTTTCCTCGCTCAACGTTCCAACATCGACCTCAAG GACAAATGGCGGAATTTAGGTGTTAGTAACGCTGGACAATCTAGAGATAGATCTAGGGGGGCAAATAAAGTCAAATCCCTGAAAGTTACAGTTACTCCATCCTCCAACTCTAATGCTCAAAATTCTGCTCTGGCTGATGCTGTGGACGTTCATATGGATGACCAATCAAATAATGCAGCGGACGGAAACAATGCCCCAAG CAGGTATAATGCAATGATTTTTGAAGCTCTTTCAACAATCAAAGACAGAAATGGATGTGATATTAGTGCTATTGTTCACTTCATCGAG CAAAGGCATGAGGTGCCACAAAATTTTAGAAGGTTATTAGGTTCAAGGTTGAGAAGACTCGTCTCACAAGGCAAACtagaaaag GTACAGAATTGCTACAGAATCAGTAAAGATGCTGTCTTAGGAATGAGAACTTCAACCCCGAAACCAAAAGATGTTAGGCCGCCAAGGCATGTATCTAATTCCAGTAAGACATTAGAGAAAGTAGCAGTAGCTGCAGCTTACAAAGTTGCTGAAGCAGAAAATAAATCATTTTTGGCTGCTGAAGCGGTCAAGGAGGCAGAACGAGTATCGAAGATGGCGGAAAACACCAACTCCATGCTTCAATTGATGAAAGAGATCCATGAACAAT GTTCGCGAGGTGAAATCTTCGTCTTCCTGGCTTGA